A stretch of Hydractinia symbiolongicarpus strain clone_291-10 chromosome 9, HSymV2.1, whole genome shotgun sequence DNA encodes these proteins:
- the LOC130656977 gene encoding glutaredoxin-related protein 5, mitochondrial-like — MYFLFYFRMLKQIISRTCRYAKPGILWLAGKSVPDCKSLAPRLLVNLSSAPLSKNSYSTSTNWTDDQFNDVINKNKIVVFMKGTPDAPQCGFSKYVIQILSMHGCEDFDTFNVLDDDVLRSRVKEFSNWPTIPQIYINGEFIGGFDILLQMHQGGDLIEELEKIGHRSALIDADSTDEK; from the coding sequence atgtattttttgttttactttaggATGTTAAAACAAATTATATCACGAACATGCCGATATGCAAAACCAGGAATACTTTGGTTAGCAGGAAAATCTGTACCTGACTGCAAAAGTTTAGCACCTCGATTATTAGTGAATTTGAGCAGCGCTCCTCTATCTAAAAATTCATATTCAACAAGTACAAACTGGACTGATGACCAATTTAatgatgtgataaataaaaataaaatagttgtGTTTATGAAGGGAACACCtgatgctccacagtgtggctTTAGTAAGTACGTTATTCAAATTTTATCAATGCATGGATGTGAGGATTTTGACACTTTTAATGTCCTCGACGATGATGTGTTGAGAAGCCGTGTAAAAGAATTCTCGAATTGGCCAACAATACCTCAAATTTACATCAATGGAGAATTTATTGGTGGGTTTGATATTTTACTTCAAATGCACCAAGGTGGAGATTTGATTGAAGAACTTGAAAAGATTGGACACCGTTCCGCATTGATTGATGCTGACAGTactgatgaaaaataa